In a single window of the Hoyosella subflava DQS3-9A1 genome:
- a CDS encoding helix-turn-helix transcriptional regulator, with protein sequence MSDTIYNRIAVLRVERGISRRELSEALGVHYQTIGYLERGEYSPSLHLALRIAAFFGVPVEVVFSTEPFQRIGQ encoded by the coding sequence GTGAGCGACACCATCTACAACCGGATTGCCGTGCTCCGTGTGGAGCGCGGCATCTCCCGGCGTGAACTCTCCGAGGCTCTTGGTGTCCATTATCAGACCATTGGATACCTCGAACGAGGCGAGTACAGTCCGAGCCTTCACCTTGCTCTCCGCATCGCTGCGTTCTTCGGTGTGCCCGTAGAGGTCGTTTTCTCGACGGAGCCGTTCCAGCGCATCGGACAGTAG
- a CDS encoding ABC transporter ATP-binding protein: MLAAMAVTAGYERAAPVLNDVDFTLERGEVVGLAGESGSGKTTLARVLSGLLRPASGTVTLDGQPLGRQRGDVAMVFQSPRVATNPRFTLAQIIAEPAVIARRRVDVAELAFSVGLTQDLLSRKPHEVSDGQLQRACVGRALAQQPAYLLCDEATSMLDAATTARIARTLVNYAGDSSAGVLLISHDEELLTVCCTRVERLGDSHP; the protein is encoded by the coding sequence ATGCTCGCCGCAATGGCGGTGACAGCAGGCTACGAGCGGGCGGCTCCCGTTCTTAACGATGTCGACTTCACGCTCGAACGAGGTGAGGTGGTGGGCCTCGCGGGTGAGTCAGGTTCGGGTAAGACGACGCTCGCGCGTGTGTTGTCAGGGCTATTGCGGCCGGCCTCGGGCACAGTGACGCTCGATGGGCAACCGTTGGGCCGGCAGCGCGGGGACGTCGCGATGGTTTTCCAGTCCCCCCGAGTAGCCACGAACCCGCGGTTCACTCTTGCACAGATCATCGCGGAACCAGCTGTGATCGCAAGACGGCGCGTGGACGTGGCCGAGCTTGCTTTCAGCGTGGGTCTCACCCAGGACTTGCTGAGCCGCAAGCCCCACGAGGTTAGTGATGGGCAGCTGCAGCGCGCGTGTGTCGGACGGGCGCTCGCGCAGCAGCCTGCGTACCTGCTGTGTGACGAAGCAACATCCATGCTCGATGCCGCGACGACCGCACGGATTGCGCGAACACTGGTGAACTACGCCGGGGACAGTTCGGCAGGCGTGCTCCTCATCAGTCATGACGAGGAACTGCTCACGGTGTGCTGCACTCGGGTCGAACGTCTCGGCGATTCACACCCCTGA
- a CDS encoding ATP-binding cassette domain-containing protein, which translates to MTLTDVSVQVESGLIVQDLTVRIPLSRNTTVHAATGVSLNVASGRITGLAGESGCGKSVVASAVMRMLPRHAVVSGNVMVRIHGEAVDVLTGTRAHRGRHVALVPQSPSTHFTPVRTIRSQLDETIATLESPYGIEELAQRVGLPTELLDSYPHELSGGLVQRAAIAAALAGEPAVIVADEPTASLDRRRTDQVLDLLRECADAGAAVLLITHDLGALLRKDVADTLAIMYASRIVEVGPARDVLADPWHEYTSALLAALPERGLKPLPRVTPALTDLPPDVCAYTGAPTTLVTRGDRTLRERSI; encoded by the coding sequence ATGACCCTCACAGATGTTTCAGTTCAGGTCGAGAGCGGTCTGATTGTCCAGGACCTCACCGTCCGCATTCCGCTTTCGCGGAACACCACCGTTCACGCGGCAACCGGCGTGAGTCTCAACGTCGCGAGCGGCAGAATCACTGGGTTGGCTGGCGAATCAGGATGTGGCAAATCAGTTGTCGCGAGCGCGGTGATGCGAATGCTGCCGCGCCACGCTGTCGTCTCGGGGAATGTGATGGTGCGCATCCACGGCGAGGCAGTAGACGTGCTGACAGGGACCCGCGCTCACCGCGGCCGCCACGTCGCATTGGTGCCGCAATCGCCGTCGACACATTTCACGCCGGTTCGAACCATTAGGTCGCAACTCGACGAGACGATAGCGACGCTCGAATCGCCCTACGGCATAGAGGAACTTGCTCAGCGCGTCGGGCTCCCAACTGAATTGCTGGATTCGTACCCGCACGAACTTTCCGGCGGGCTGGTGCAGCGGGCGGCAATCGCCGCAGCGCTGGCGGGTGAACCCGCCGTGATCGTTGCGGACGAACCCACCGCGAGCCTCGACCGGCGCCGAACCGATCAGGTCCTCGATCTGCTGCGCGAGTGCGCGGACGCGGGTGCCGCAGTGTTGCTGATCACCCACGATCTCGGTGCCCTGCTGCGAAAGGATGTGGCGGACACGCTGGCGATCATGTACGCGTCACGCATCGTCGAGGTGGGGCCCGCCCGCGATGTCCTCGCCGACCCGTGGCACGAATACACCAGCGCTCTGCTCGCAGCGCTGCCGGAACGCGGACTGAAACCCCTTCCACGTGTGACGCCTGCACTCACAGACCTGCCGCCTGACGTCTGTGCTTACACCGGGGCACCAACAACACTTGTCACCCGTGGTGATCGCACGCTCAGGGAGCGGAGCATCTGA
- a CDS encoding ABC transporter permease, protein MAKRRLSICLVILGLVIAYAVVVPWFSDVNDRVTNFAAARQAPSVEFWFGTDSAGRDLFVRIASAIRTSLLVALASALLATLIGVLVGTLSALAGGWIDRIVMRLADAANALPHLLLGIVIVALFRGNVVAIVLSIALTHWVQVARIVRSEALSLREREYISAAVLAGASKLHVLRTHILPAVAPQALIAIVLLLPHAVWHESTLSFLGFGLPPHEPSLGTLLEEARSSLLLGGWWTLVFPAGVLVITTVSVAVAGSALRTLTIPPKPSKVPL, encoded by the coding sequence ATGGCTAAACGACGCCTCTCCATCTGCCTTGTCATCCTTGGGCTGGTCATCGCGTACGCCGTTGTCGTGCCGTGGTTCAGCGACGTGAACGATCGGGTGACGAACTTCGCGGCCGCGAGACAAGCACCGTCAGTGGAGTTCTGGTTCGGCACGGATTCAGCGGGACGGGATCTTTTCGTGCGCATCGCTTCCGCGATCCGTACGTCACTGCTGGTGGCGCTCGCATCCGCATTACTGGCCACCCTGATCGGCGTGCTCGTCGGGACACTGTCCGCGCTGGCCGGCGGCTGGATCGATCGGATCGTCATGCGCCTGGCTGATGCAGCAAATGCGCTACCGCACTTGCTTCTCGGCATCGTGATCGTTGCGCTCTTTCGCGGGAACGTCGTCGCGATCGTGCTGTCGATCGCGCTAACACACTGGGTGCAGGTCGCCCGCATTGTGCGTTCCGAAGCGCTGAGTCTCCGAGAGCGTGAATACATCAGTGCGGCGGTACTGGCGGGGGCATCCAAGCTGCACGTGTTGCGGACGCATATTCTGCCAGCGGTCGCTCCGCAAGCGCTGATCGCGATTGTTCTGCTGCTCCCGCACGCGGTCTGGCACGAGTCGACACTGTCCTTCCTGGGCTTCGGGTTGCCCCCACACGAGCCGAGTCTGGGAACCCTGCTGGAGGAGGCGCGTAGTTCGCTGCTGCTGGGTGGCTGGTGGACGCTCGTGTTCCCGGCGGGAGTTCTCGTCATCACGACTGTGTCGGTCGCGGTCGCGGGGTCGGCGCTGCGCACGCTCACTATCCCACCGAAACCGTCGAAGGTGCCGCTATGA
- a CDS encoding ABC transporter permease, which translates to MGTVVVGPYLDTIAMTALAVRAHEPRHPRRSRYRNRGLKAMIMYRLLLFVPVLGGVSAGLFAAAAVSPFDPLAGYLGNRYMTTSEADKALIADELGLHTPWYELYFSWLHAVLTGDLGMSRSFSQPVAQVLTERIPWTILLVSVGMTGSILIALAVGVWAGMHRGGLIDRAVAAACIVIQGLPPFVLALAAIGIFAVGLGWLPPAGLTDAGADPTFGQVARHLVLPAAVLAVSQLPWALLAVRESVSANRGEDYVAGAVARGVDMRTITRRHILPTSLAPFVTIIGVRLPEVVVGAVLVEEIFSWPGAAGALVQSARDLDMPLLAILTVGTTCAVLVGSLLADIAYVLLDPRVKADG; encoded by the coding sequence ATGGGGACCGTGGTGGTCGGTCCATACCTGGACACGATCGCCATGACCGCCCTTGCCGTCCGTGCACACGAGCCACGTCACCCCCGGAGGAGCCGGTACCGCAACCGGGGCCTGAAGGCGATGATCATGTACCGGCTGCTGCTGTTCGTCCCTGTACTCGGCGGCGTCTCCGCGGGACTATTCGCTGCCGCAGCTGTGTCTCCGTTCGATCCTCTGGCTGGCTACCTGGGTAACCGGTACATGACGACCAGTGAAGCGGACAAGGCGCTGATCGCTGACGAGTTGGGCCTTCACACGCCCTGGTACGAACTGTATTTCTCGTGGCTGCATGCCGTATTGACGGGTGACCTGGGCATGTCGCGAAGCTTCAGTCAGCCAGTGGCGCAGGTGCTCACGGAACGGATCCCGTGGACGATTCTGCTGGTTTCCGTGGGGATGACAGGGTCGATTCTCATCGCGCTGGCTGTCGGTGTATGGGCGGGTATGCACCGCGGCGGTCTCATCGATCGGGCGGTCGCTGCAGCCTGCATTGTCATTCAGGGACTGCCGCCGTTCGTCCTTGCGCTCGCGGCGATCGGTATCTTCGCAGTAGGGCTGGGGTGGCTGCCGCCAGCTGGCTTGACGGACGCTGGTGCGGACCCGACATTCGGGCAGGTCGCACGACACCTAGTCTTGCCCGCCGCTGTCCTGGCGGTCTCGCAGCTTCCCTGGGCTCTTCTTGCAGTGCGCGAATCAGTATCGGCCAACCGCGGCGAGGACTACGTGGCGGGAGCGGTCGCCCGCGGCGTGGACATGCGGACAATCACACGTCGCCACATCCTGCCGACGTCGCTGGCTCCGTTCGTGACCATTATCGGGGTTCGATTGCCGGAGGTCGTCGTCGGCGCGGTGCTCGTCGAGGAGATTTTCTCCTGGCCTGGTGCTGCGGGGGCGCTCGTCCAGTCCGCCCGCGATCTGGACATGCCGCTACTCGCGATCCTCACGGTAGGCACGACCTGCGCGGTCCTGGTTGGCTCGTTGCTCGCCGACATCGCCTACGTCCTCCTAGATCCGAGGGTGAAGGCCGATGGCTAA
- a CDS encoding ABC transporter substrate-binding protein, translating to MSVSTPARAAGAATCALTVVLTGCGTPAAESASHTIVLADGHALGGYNPVAGYGPAGEAKMYDGLLRLSGGEGLPDFEPALAVELPEPNSDATSWTVTLREGVSFHDGSAFDAEDVVATYTSILDPASASEARSSFDMIEAVEALDETTVRFTLAHSYAAFPTKLLIGIVPSESVAEPGLAAESPLNSNPIGTGPYRLTGLSPDRAVLEANEDYWGGTPEVERITLLYVPDDNTRAQRMATGEFDGTSLPPHLAATFADRVGMSVQASTSADWRGISMPTGNPVTGDPVLRRALNHTVNRTMMIDNILAGHGRAAHTPFPEVYGDAHNPEATFSHDPDLAGRLLDEAGWELGPDNIRVKDGQRAAFTLMYNSADTVRRDLSQAFASDALAIGVEVSLEALSWDRITPRIDTDSILIGGGDEPYDPDTQAYKTLHSAYLDPDAGSVYDNASRHANAAVDEELDRARRSTDPDERAAAYRVVQDVYIDDPSYVFLAFLDHVYISRDSDWVKSPPVLEPHSHGVTWGPWWSVHTWTRSP from the coding sequence GTGAGTGTGAGTACGCCCGCCCGTGCCGCAGGAGCCGCAACCTGCGCACTCACAGTCGTTCTCACTGGATGCGGGACACCAGCAGCTGAATCCGCCTCCCACACAATTGTTCTCGCCGATGGCCACGCACTTGGCGGCTACAACCCAGTTGCGGGCTATGGGCCAGCAGGGGAAGCGAAGATGTACGACGGACTGCTGCGACTCAGCGGTGGGGAAGGGTTGCCAGATTTCGAGCCTGCGCTCGCCGTCGAACTCCCCGAACCAAACAGCGACGCCACATCGTGGACTGTCACCCTTCGCGAGGGCGTGAGTTTTCACGACGGCTCCGCTTTCGATGCCGAGGATGTCGTCGCAACCTACACGTCGATCCTCGATCCCGCCTCAGCGTCTGAAGCGCGCTCCTCGTTCGACATGATCGAGGCGGTCGAAGCGCTGGACGAAACGACCGTACGCTTCACCCTCGCGCATTCGTACGCCGCTTTCCCGACGAAACTGCTCATCGGGATTGTGCCGTCGGAATCGGTCGCGGAACCGGGGCTTGCCGCTGAATCACCCCTCAACAGCAATCCGATCGGAACGGGTCCTTACCGGCTGACTGGGCTGTCTCCAGATCGAGCCGTGCTCGAGGCCAACGAGGACTACTGGGGCGGTACTCCGGAGGTGGAACGGATCACGCTCCTGTACGTACCCGACGACAACACTCGTGCCCAGCGGATGGCCACCGGGGAGTTCGACGGAACGAGCCTGCCGCCCCACTTGGCCGCGACATTCGCGGACCGCGTGGGCATGTCCGTCCAAGCGAGCACGTCTGCTGACTGGCGGGGCATATCGATGCCGACGGGCAACCCCGTCACCGGCGATCCTGTCCTGCGCCGGGCCTTGAATCACACGGTGAACCGGACCATGATGATCGACAACATCTTGGCAGGTCACGGTCGCGCCGCGCATACACCGTTCCCAGAGGTGTACGGGGACGCGCACAACCCTGAGGCCACGTTTTCCCATGACCCGGACCTGGCGGGGAGATTGCTTGATGAGGCGGGCTGGGAATTAGGACCGGACAACATACGGGTGAAAGACGGTCAGCGAGCCGCGTTCACGCTGATGTACAACTCTGCTGACACAGTCAGGCGGGATCTTTCCCAGGCCTTCGCATCAGACGCGCTCGCGATCGGTGTGGAAGTCAGCCTCGAAGCCCTTTCCTGGGACAGGATTACGCCCCGCATCGACACTGATTCGATTCTGATCGGCGGCGGAGATGAACCCTACGACCCTGACACGCAGGCCTACAAGACTCTTCACTCGGCATACCTCGATCCTGATGCAGGGAGTGTCTACGACAACGCAAGCCGCCACGCGAACGCGGCGGTCGACGAAGAACTTGACCGGGCTCGGCGCAGCACTGATCCTGACGAACGCGCCGCCGCGTACCGCGTTGTGCAGGACGTCTACATCGATGACCCCAGCTACGTGTTTCTTGCTTTCCTCGATCACGTGTACATTTCCAGGGACTCGGACTGGGTAAAGTCACCTCCCGTTCTCGAACCGCACTCACATGGCGTCACATGGGGACCGTGGTGGTCGGTCCATACCTGGACACGATCGCCATGA
- a CDS encoding carbohydrate kinase family protein produces the protein MPFGHQDLNSYALVIGESLIDIVSRPGEDVSAAEHVGGSPCNVAVGLSRLGRQVEFATQFAADRHGEMIRSHLEASGVGTTFVTPAARTSTAKALLDENGAARYEFDIHWDIAAIATPHLPALIHTGSIATFLEPGAEAVAATLAGASSVISFDPNVRPGLITDSGRARDRIDHFVSSADVVKASDEDLEWYAPGVPPEEVVRDWLSRGPSVVVVTKGKEGAFGACRDGEIEIAPHKVDVIDTVGAGDAFMTGILDSLWSRDMLDGRLAAITCDELAGVLNDAAAVSALTVARAGADLPTRAARDAYVAARA, from the coding sequence ATGCCGTTTGGTCATCAAGATTTGAACTCATATGCACTAGTAATTGGTGAATCGCTCATCGATATCGTCAGCCGCCCCGGCGAGGATGTTTCCGCTGCGGAACACGTGGGGGGCAGCCCGTGCAACGTCGCCGTCGGACTGTCGCGGCTCGGGCGGCAGGTTGAATTTGCCACACAATTCGCCGCTGATCGCCACGGTGAGATGATTCGCAGCCACCTCGAAGCCTCAGGGGTGGGAACAACTTTCGTCACTCCGGCTGCCCGGACTTCCACGGCGAAGGCCCTTCTCGATGAGAACGGTGCCGCGCGCTACGAATTCGATATCCACTGGGATATTGCTGCGATAGCAACTCCGCACCTGCCTGCCCTCATTCACACCGGCTCGATTGCCACGTTTCTGGAGCCAGGAGCAGAGGCGGTAGCCGCCACGCTTGCGGGGGCGAGTTCGGTCATCAGTTTCGACCCCAACGTCCGGCCCGGCTTGATCACCGACTCTGGCCGTGCACGCGATCGCATCGACCATTTCGTGTCATCGGCTGATGTTGTGAAGGCGAGTGACGAAGATCTCGAATGGTATGCACCCGGAGTGCCGCCAGAGGAAGTGGTACGTGACTGGCTCTCTCGCGGGCCCTCTGTCGTCGTGGTGACGAAAGGCAAGGAGGGCGCATTCGGTGCGTGCCGTGACGGAGAAATCGAAATCGCCCCGCACAAGGTCGACGTCATCGACACGGTCGGCGCGGGTGATGCATTCATGACTGGGATACTCGACTCGCTCTGGTCACGCGACATGCTCGACGGGCGGCTCGCAGCGATCACCTGCGATGAACTTGCCGGAGTGCTGAACGATGCGGCAGCGGTCTCTGCACTCACGGTGGCCAGGGCTGGCGCTGATCTCCCAACGCGCGCGGCCCGCGACGCCTACGTCGCCGCACGAGCCTAA
- a CDS encoding cold-shock protein, whose amino-acid sequence MAQGTVKWFNSEKGFGFIAPEDGSADVFVHYSEIQSSGFRSLEENQRVEFEIGQSPKGQQAIAVRPI is encoded by the coding sequence ATGGCGCAGGGCACAGTCAAGTGGTTCAACTCGGAAAAAGGCTTCGGCTTTATTGCTCCCGAGGATGGCTCCGCTGACGTTTTCGTCCACTACTCGGAAATCCAGTCAAGCGGTTTCCGCTCGCTCGAAGAGAACCAGCGAGTTGAGTTCGAGATCGGGCAGAGCCCGAAGGGCCAGCAGGCCATCGCGGTTCGCCCCATCTGA
- a CDS encoding thioesterase family protein — protein MSEFARATHPKRNDVDRYGVTLDDQWSIGDKLHGGYLLAVVARAAAARADEAKPDAHPDVSAISATYVQPPEPGAAEVITELLRSGRSATQVQARLVQDGATCVSALMTFGALGADDPYWTSSAPVDLPPRERCVRIPVESPGVDARLSLMGMIEQHIDPAALGFAIGEPSRRGFVGTWVSLADGTAWDPFSMLIALDPSPPVSLEMGIPGWAPTLQLTAFVRRHPAPGPLQVHTSSAEISDDRMDETTTVWDSEGRVVGQAVQLAGVRIPVPAKQRH, from the coding sequence ATGAGCGAGTTCGCGCGCGCGACACATCCCAAACGGAACGATGTGGATCGCTACGGAGTCACCCTCGACGACCAGTGGTCGATTGGGGACAAACTGCACGGTGGATATCTGCTCGCCGTGGTGGCGCGCGCTGCCGCGGCCCGTGCCGATGAGGCGAAACCGGACGCGCACCCAGATGTGTCCGCGATCAGCGCGACGTACGTGCAGCCACCGGAACCGGGTGCCGCCGAAGTTATCACCGAACTGCTCCGGAGTGGGCGCAGCGCGACGCAGGTCCAGGCGCGACTTGTGCAGGACGGGGCCACGTGTGTGTCCGCGCTCATGACATTCGGCGCGCTCGGTGCTGACGATCCGTACTGGACCTCAAGTGCCCCAGTGGATCTCCCGCCGAGGGAGCGCTGTGTTCGCATTCCCGTGGAGTCGCCAGGTGTTGATGCCCGGCTTTCGCTGATGGGGATGATTGAACAGCACATCGACCCCGCCGCACTAGGATTCGCCATCGGTGAGCCATCGCGACGCGGCTTCGTTGGAACGTGGGTGAGTCTGGCTGACGGCACCGCCTGGGACCCCTTCAGCATGCTCATTGCACTCGACCCGTCCCCACCTGTGTCCCTCGAGATGGGCATCCCGGGGTGGGCGCCGACCCTGCAGCTGACGGCATTTGTTCGGCGTCACCCCGCTCCGGGGCCGCTGCAGGTGCACACCAGCTCCGCGGAAATTAGTGACGACCGCATGGACGAAACGACGACCGTGTGGGACAGCGAGGGGCGTGTCGTGGGGCAGGCAGTCCAACTTGCTGGTGTGCGCATTCCGGTGCCCGCCAAGCAGCGCCACTAG
- a CDS encoding TetR/AcrR family transcriptional regulator, with product MTRTRSRARPGEGARLRDDILDAAEALLEESGTEEALTMRAVAAKTGVTTPAVYLHFADKEALLEAVCLRVWSQLGAKVRERGKTRSNPFSALAEQGRTFAQFALAHPIQYRVLMMRPSMTRGVSEAAQACYQFHADTVTQCVESGILQGDSERLALSLWAALHGCVSLLIAQPDFPWPDTPDAIVEDAIRMAGYGTAISSRIPHSARIPSSDLPRRLDAAADQLMNDGPPEA from the coding sequence ATGACACGTACACGCAGCCGGGCCCGGCCAGGAGAGGGCGCCCGGCTGCGTGACGACATTCTGGACGCAGCCGAAGCACTCCTCGAGGAGAGTGGAACCGAGGAAGCGCTCACAATGCGCGCGGTCGCCGCGAAGACTGGCGTGACCACCCCTGCGGTCTACCTCCATTTCGCGGACAAAGAAGCACTTCTCGAAGCCGTGTGCCTACGGGTCTGGTCACAACTCGGGGCCAAGGTGCGAGAACGCGGAAAGACACGCAGCAACCCGTTCTCGGCCCTCGCCGAGCAAGGGCGTACATTCGCGCAGTTCGCCCTGGCGCACCCGATCCAGTACCGGGTGCTCATGATGCGCCCCTCGATGACTCGCGGAGTATCTGAGGCCGCTCAGGCTTGCTACCAGTTCCATGCCGACACAGTCACGCAGTGCGTCGAATCCGGCATCCTGCAAGGCGATTCCGAACGTCTTGCGCTGTCCCTTTGGGCAGCGCTGCACGGCTGCGTGTCACTACTCATCGCGCAACCCGACTTTCCCTGGCCGGATACCCCCGATGCCATCGTCGAGGATGCGATCCGGATGGCAGGCTACGGGACAGCAATAAGTTCACGGATCCCCCACTCCGCCAGAATCCCGTCGTCGGATCTGCCCCGGCGACTCGACGCCGCAGCCGATCAACTGATGAACGACGGACCGCCAGAAGCCTGA
- a CDS encoding potassium/proton antiporter — protein sequence MTTDQLNIALLGAMLILLIGAVAVTFATRIGLPALLAFLGLGLIIGEDGLGIEFDDKNLAQVLGFLALAVILAEGGLSTRWSEIRPALPFALLLSTVGVGISVAVVAVVIRFALGVDWQVAVLIGAIVSSTDAAAVFSILRRFPLHARVRSALEAESGLNDPPVVILVVIVVSGAWADTGLVGSVAMFTYQLIAGALVALVIATLGGWLLRRIAVPEPGLYPAAMFGLPLLAFGAAGALGASGFLAAYVAGLLLCNAQLPHRRHTLNFAHGVAWVAQITLFVMLGLLATPRDLPAAVAPALIIGGALLLLARPASVLVTSAAMISVRPSGADGQTPSSRRRTLQWQLPLREQAFLSWAGLRGAVPIVLATIPQAQGIPGTENLFDIVLVLVVIFTLIQGPTLPAAARWLGVAVEPGGKT from the coding sequence GTGACAACGGATCAGCTCAACATCGCCCTCCTAGGCGCAATGCTGATTCTGCTGATCGGCGCGGTGGCGGTGACGTTTGCGACACGAATCGGGCTCCCCGCGCTCCTCGCATTTCTCGGTCTCGGACTCATCATCGGGGAAGACGGTCTGGGCATCGAATTCGACGACAAGAATCTCGCTCAGGTCCTCGGATTTCTCGCCCTGGCCGTAATCCTGGCCGAGGGCGGTCTCTCCACCAGGTGGTCAGAGATTCGTCCAGCGTTGCCGTTCGCACTTCTCCTTTCTACGGTCGGCGTTGGCATCAGCGTTGCAGTCGTCGCCGTGGTGATTCGATTCGCGCTCGGAGTCGATTGGCAGGTCGCAGTCCTCATCGGCGCCATCGTTTCGTCGACCGACGCCGCCGCCGTGTTCTCAATCTTGCGGCGTTTCCCCCTGCATGCACGCGTTCGGTCCGCGCTCGAAGCGGAGTCCGGCCTGAATGATCCACCGGTGGTCATTCTCGTTGTCATCGTTGTGTCTGGTGCATGGGCGGATACCGGACTTGTGGGGTCCGTAGCGATGTTCACGTACCAGCTGATTGCAGGCGCATTGGTCGCACTCGTGATTGCAACACTCGGCGGGTGGCTGCTGCGGCGTATCGCGGTGCCCGAACCAGGCCTCTACCCGGCAGCGATGTTCGGTTTGCCCTTGCTCGCGTTCGGAGCAGCAGGGGCGCTCGGTGCGAGCGGCTTTCTCGCGGCATACGTCGCTGGCCTGCTCCTGTGCAACGCGCAACTCCCGCACCGGCGTCACACCCTGAACTTCGCACATGGCGTCGCATGGGTCGCCCAGATCACGCTATTCGTCATGCTCGGACTGCTCGCCACCCCGCGAGATCTCCCTGCAGCAGTCGCACCGGCACTGATCATCGGCGGCGCGCTCTTGCTGCTCGCCCGTCCCGCATCAGTGCTGGTGACCTCCGCCGCGATGATCAGTGTGCGTCCTTCAGGAGCGGACGGCCAGACGCCGTCGAGCAGAAGACGCACGCTGCAATGGCAACTACCATTGCGTGAGCAGGCTTTTCTCTCCTGGGCCGGACTGCGCGGCGCGGTCCCCATCGTCCTGGCAACAATCCCCCAGGCACAAGGGATTCCAGGCACCGAGAACCTCTTTGACATCGTTCTCGTGCTAGTCGTCATTTTCACCCTGATCCAGGGTCCTACGCTCCCCGCCGCAGCCAGATGGCTTGGTGTCGCCGTTGAGCCCGGAGGCAAAACCTGA
- a CDS encoding oxygenase MpaB family protein: MTTSLHAPAPQRTPRVPRVPFTEESKLWDGAGLITFALTNSSAFALQTMHPTVGVVVGEHSTFRTDALGRAKRSIASVLTWVYGGEEALAEADRLRQMHKPLISRDEYGNTHHALSAGPWAWIMLTAPHGFATADKYFSTKPSSEEHQEEVYAEVVQLMRNLHVQEREIPKTYAEYVEVFDKIIDEVLVAHPTAYEFLETVRRVPPPVELPTALHPLWRVLTLLPGELLYFVTVGTMPEKAREKLGLKWTTRDEQLLRAFGFAVSYGVSALPERLRYFPIAYQARKAARERSKLVGMLEHRPM, encoded by the coding sequence ATGACGACCTCGCTTCATGCTCCCGCACCGCAGCGCACGCCCCGCGTCCCGCGCGTCCCCTTCACAGAAGAAAGCAAACTGTGGGATGGCGCCGGGCTTATTACCTTCGCGCTGACGAACAGTTCGGCATTCGCGCTACAGACAATGCACCCCACCGTCGGCGTAGTCGTGGGTGAGCACTCGACATTCCGGACCGATGCGCTGGGCCGAGCGAAACGCAGCATCGCCTCTGTACTGACATGGGTATATGGCGGCGAGGAAGCCCTGGCGGAGGCGGACCGCCTCCGCCAAATGCACAAGCCTCTCATTTCCCGCGACGAATACGGAAATACGCATCACGCACTGTCGGCAGGCCCGTGGGCCTGGATCATGCTGACCGCCCCGCACGGCTTCGCCACGGCTGACAAGTACTTCTCAACTAAACCGAGTTCCGAAGAACACCAGGAAGAGGTCTACGCCGAAGTAGTTCAGCTCATGCGCAACCTACACGTGCAGGAACGTGAGATCCCGAAGACGTATGCGGAATACGTCGAGGTATTCGACAAGATCATCGATGAGGTACTGGTGGCACACCCCACGGCCTACGAGTTCCTGGAGACGGTGCGCCGGGTGCCCCCTCCCGTCGAGTTGCCAACCGCACTGCACCCTCTTTGGCGCGTCCTCACGCTCCTCCCTGGCGAACTCCTGTACTTCGTTACGGTCGGCACGATGCCTGAGAAGGCGCGTGAGAAACTCGGCCTGAAGTGGACCACCCGCGATGAGCAGCTACTCCGGGCATTCGGTTTCGCCGTCAGCTACGGGGTAAGTGCACTGCCTGAGCGCCTTCGCTACTTCCCTATCGCTTATCAAGCACGCAAAGCAGCACGGGAGCGCTCGAAGCTCGTCGGCATGCTCGAGCATCGCCCGATGTAA